A segment of the Parasynechococcus marenigrum WH 8102 genome:
GACCACCGCTGACGCGCCAGGACGCTTCAAACCTTTGTTCTGCACATTCATTCGTCGTAATGACTCCAGAGTCGCAGCACTTTCACAACCCGCTCTTCCTCTAGCACCTCGTACACGAGACGGTGCTGGATATTGATCCGGCGCGAACAAGCTCCTTTCAGATCTCCCACCAATGCTTCATAGGGGGGAGGCTGTTGATAAGGATCCGACTTGAGCAACGCGATTAAGCGCTCAGCTTTCGCTTTTAGGGCTGGCGAAGCACTCGCCAGCTTGCGGGCATCTTTCTGGGCTTGGCGGGTGAACAGCACACCCAACTCACCAGCCGGGTTCTTCGCTCAGGTCGCTTGTTGGCGTTGCCATTCCGTCGACAATCGACTCCCGCATCCCTGGTATTGCCGCGAGATACAGCGTTTCTTGAATCGCGCGCCAATCGTCTTCCGACACCAGCACGGCATTGCTGCGTTTGCCGTGGATTTCGACTGGTGTATGTGAATCAGCCACTTCATCCACCAAGGCAAACAAGCGTTTGCGCGCCTCGGTTACGGAAATCGATGCCATGGGCAGCTGTCGACGTACTGGAAATGGTACGTGATCTTTCTGCGTCGTGCTTGGAGGGGCCGGTGTGCCATCGGATCGGCTCTGGTGATCAGGCCTTCTGCCCGATCTTGGGTTCCGTACCGGCGATCAGCCGCTCGATGTTGCTGCGATGGCGCCACAGCACCATCAGGCTGGCCACCAACGACACCACCACATAGGCGCTGCTGCCGCCGGAAACAACCATCAGCAGCGGCAA
Coding sequences within it:
- a CDS encoding Txe/YoeB family addiction module toxin, with product MGVLFTRQAQKDARKLASASPALKAKAERLIALLKSDPYQQPPPYEALVGDLKGACSRRINIQHRLVYEVLEEERVVKVLRLWSHYDE
- a CDS encoding type II toxin-antitoxin system Phd/YefM family antitoxin produces the protein MASISVTEARKRLFALVDEVADSHTPVEIHGKRSNAVLVSEDDWRAIQETLYLAAIPGMRESIVDGMATPTSDLSEEPGW